The genome window GCGTACAATCCCAAAACGGTGCGCGCCACAATGGGCTCCCTCTTTCACGTGCCGGTCTTTGTCGCGCCGCTGGAGGAGGTGGTGGCGGCGTTGCGTAAGGCCGGGTGGGCCGTGTGGACGGCGGCGCTCGCTGGACGTCGCTACGATGAACCGGCATTGTACACGCGGCCGACCGCTTTTGTGGTGGGCAACGAGGCGAGCGGCGTGTCGCCTGACCTGGCAGCGAGGACGGATGGCACGGTGACCATTCCCATGCCGGGGCGGGCGGAGTCGCTCAACGTGGCCGTGGCCGCGGGGGTGCTCCTGTTTGAGGCGGTGCGGCAGCGGTGGAAGGGCGGAGGAGGCGCGCTTCACCACAGGTAGAGAGGAGCAACAAGATGCGAGGTGAGCGATGTGGGAGCGGGCAATCGGGTGCCGTTTCCGCTGCAACCGGCGGAGGTGCGGGCGTTCTTCTCCTCGGAGGTGTACAGACGGGGAAAGCGCTATGCATCGGAAGGCCGCGTCGAGCTCCTTGACGCGGAGGCGGTAGCGGGTGGGTTTTTGTGGGATCTGAACGTTTACGGAACGGAGGTCTACCACGTCAGGCTTGAGGTGCGAAACGGATCATGGTGGGTGTGGTGTACCTGTCCGGCCTTTGAGCAAAAGGAAGAATGCAAACACCTCGCCGCGGCGATGCTGTTTTTGGCCAATGGGGGTGGGCAAGAGGCGGTAACGCCCGAGGTTTCGACGCTGATCCGCGACCTGAGCGAGGTGTTCGACCCCGGCGATTCGACCGCGTCCCCGGCACCAAACCCGGGTGCGCCAGGAGATCGGGCGCGCTTGGTCGTGGAGTACCTCCTGGCGTACGATGGCTACCGCTTTGTCGGCATCGAGCTGAAAGCGGGCGTCGATCGCACGTACGTGGTGAAGGACCTTCGTGCCTTTCTAGACGCCGTACACCGCGGACAGGTTTACGCGCTAACGCCGCGCTTTGCCTACGACCCGGAGGTGCACGCCGTTTCAGCGGAGGATCTCGAGGTGCTGGCGGTGTTGCGCGCCATTGCCGAAGAGGAGGCGTTCTATCGCGGCGGGATGGTGCCGGGCGTTTCTTCGGTAAATCGCGACGGACGGCGGCTAATTCTTTCGCCGACGGCTGCAGAGCGGGTGCTGGCGCATTTGCGCGGACGTCCCCTGTATTTGAAAACGGAGAACCACCTCGTTCGGCCTCTCGCGCTGGCCGAAGAAGACGTGCGTGCGGCTCGGCTGACGTTCCACCTCGTGGCCGATGAGGGCGGGGAGGGCGGCATCCGGCTGAACCTTGCCCCTTTGGCCCGTGCGCTTCATCTGCCCCGGTATCGGTGGCTGGTGGTCGACGGCGTGCTGTATCGCTTGAGCGAGCGGGAAAACCGCATCGTCAGCGCGTTTCGCGAGGCATTGGAGGATAAGCCGTGGCGTGGCGGGTCTTGGCTCCCCGGTGGGCAGGTGCGGGAGGATCTTGCGGTTCCCAGGGAGGCGGTGGAACGGGTTTTGACCTACGCCGTCCCTGCCCTCGAAGCGATCGGCACCGTGCGCATCCAGGGTGAACTGGCCGAACGCATCGTTAAAGCCCCGTTGGTTGCCGTTGTTGAAGTAAACGATGCGGGTGAGGCGCTTGCGGTCGATGTCCGCTTGACCTACGCGGAGGCATCCTTTTCCTTGTGGGATCGCACCGAGCCGCAGCACGCGGGTGGGGAGAAACTGTACATCCGCGATGTCGCAAAAGAACGGGCCATCCTGGCGGTGCTCGAACGCGGTCCCCTTGTTGTTGGCGTTGGCGAGGAAAACGCGGCGCGAATGTTTGTTCCCAAGGACGACGATGCCCTGTATCGCTTCTTTTCCGAAACACTCCCCGAACTGACGGCACTGGACGGGGTTCAGGTGTACCTTTCCGATGCCGTCGCCTCGTACGTCCCGGAACAACCGCCAGAGCCGGAGCTGTGGTTCGATCTCGACGCCCTCGGCGACTGGCTAACGGTGCGGTTTGACGTGCGCGGCGTCGACCGGAAAGACGTCGAGCGCATCCGCCGGGCGCTGTTCGAAGGTGCGCGTTACGTGCGCCTGGAGTCGGGCGCGTTCCTGTCGCTCGAGGACGAGCCCTTCCGGCGTGCCCGGACGGTGTTGACGGCCCTTGCGGAAAAAGCAGGACCTCAATCCGAAGTCAAAGTCCCGCTCCACAAGGCCGCGCTCCTTGTGGGGAACGAGGCAACCCGCGGTGTGGTTCACTACAGCGCGGCCGTCCAAGGATTGGTCGAAGCGCTCAGCAACCCCGATGCCTTTGTGGCGCCTCTGCCCGCGGGCCTTCGCGCGACGCTCAGGCCCTATCAGCGAACCGGTTTCCGTTGGATGAAG of Calditerricola satsumensis contains these proteins:
- a CDS encoding TrmH family RNA methyltransferase, with product AYNPKTVRATMGSLFHVPVFVAPLEEVVAALRKAGWAVWTAALAGRRYDEPALYTRPTAFVVGNEASGVSPDLAARTDGTVTIPMPGRAESLNVAVAAGVLLFEAVRQRWKGGGGALHHR
- a CDS encoding DEAD/DEAH box helicase, translated to MSDVGAGNRVPFPLQPAEVRAFFSSEVYRRGKRYASEGRVELLDAEAVAGGFLWDLNVYGTEVYHVRLEVRNGSWWVWCTCPAFEQKEECKHLAAAMLFLANGGGQEAVTPEVSTLIRDLSEVFDPGDSTASPAPNPGAPGDRARLVVEYLLAYDGYRFVGIELKAGVDRTYVVKDLRAFLDAVHRGQVYALTPRFAYDPEVHAVSAEDLEVLAVLRAIAEEEAFYRGGMVPGVSSVNRDGRRLILSPTAAERVLAHLRGRPLYLKTENHLVRPLALAEEDVRAARLTFHLVADEGGEGGIRLNLAPLARALHLPRYRWLVVDGVLYRLSERENRIVSAFREALEDKPWRGGSWLPGGQVREDLAVPREAVERVLTYAVPALEAIGTVRIQGELAERIVKAPLVAVVEVNDAGEALAVDVRLTYAEASFSLWDRTEPQHAGGEKLYIRDVAKERAILAVLERGPLVVGVGEENAARMFVPKDDDALYRFFSETLPELTALDGVQVYLSDAVASYVPEQPPEPELWFDLDALGDWLTVRFDVRGVDRKDVERIRRALFEGARYVRLESGAFLSLEDEPFRRARTVLTALAEKAGPQSEVKVPLHKAALLVGNEATRGVVHYSAAVQGLVEALSNPDAFVAPLPAGLRATLRPYQRTGFRWMKLLATYRLGGILADEMGLGKTVQTIAFLLSEKEEDRSLPSLVVAPSSLVYNWEAELVRFAPTLRVLVIDGSPEVRAAKHREADGADVVITSYPLLRQDIAEFARRTYAHLILDEAQAIKNPTTQTFRAVQKIRAPKRFALTGTPIENAVDELWAILQAVMPGLFPSLKAFKQLPPEEIRRRIRPFVLRRTKKDVLKDLPERTEMIRWVELDDQQKAAYLAFLQEAKREAERLMEEGGWAQNRMQILALITRLRQVCADPALVVPDYGGPSAKLEALVELLRELLAGGRRVLIFSQFARMLRRIEQRLNEEGIAAFSLDGQTPPKERMAMVEAFNAGERQVFLISLRAGGTGLNLTGADTVILYDLWWNPAVDAQAIGRAHRIGQKRPVLVFRMIAKGTIEERIYALQAEKQALFERVIESERDPLAFRLTEDDIRALLSLPGAVAAP